A region of the Cupriavidus taiwanensis genome:
GTCCAACCGCACCGTCGAGGGCGGGGTGGAGATCGTCGCCATGCGCGATACCGATCTGGGCAGCGTGTCGGCCGGCGCGCAGGTGTATGTGCCGCCGGCACCGCCGCAGGTACCGGCACCTGAGCCCGCGGCCATCGGCGACCTGCGCGGCGAGCTGCAATCGATGCGGGCCATGCTGGAGCGCCAGCTGGCCGGCATCGGCGCCGCGCCGGGCGTAGTCCCGAGCGCGGCAGCGCACGGCGTGGCCGCAAGCGACCCGCTGCGCGAATCGCTGTTCGAATGGATGGTCGGCGCGGGCTTCTCCGGGCAACTGGCGCGCACGCTGCTGGCGCGGCTGCCGCTGGGCTATGACCGGCCCGCGGCCATGGGCTGGATCCGCGGCGAGCTGGCCAGCAAGCTGCCGGTGCTGGGCGACGAGGACCACCTGTTCGCGCAAGGCGGTGTGCTGGCGCTGGTGGGCCCCACCGGCGTGGGCAAGACCACCACCACGGCCAAGCTGGCGGCGCGCTACGTGCTGCGCCACGGCGCCGACAAGCTGGCGTTGCTGACTACCGACAGCTTCCGTATCGGCGCCCATGAGCAGCTGCGCATCTACGGCGACATCCTGGGCGTGCCAGTGCATGCCGTGAAAGACGCCGCCGACCTGCGCTTCGCGCTGGCGGCGATGAAGGACAAGCACCTGGTGATCATCGACACCGTCGGCATGAGCCAGCGCGACCGCAGCCTGTCGGAACAGATCGCGATGCTGGCCGGCGTGCCTGCGCCGGTGCAGCGCGTGCTGCTGCTCAACGGCGCCAGCCACGGCGATACCCTCAATGAAGTCGTGCACGCCTACCGCCATGACGCCGCGCCCGATGGCGGCGGCATCGACGGCTGCATCATCAGCAAGCTGGATGAAGCGACGCACCTGGGATCGGTGCTGGACGTGGTGATCCGCCACCGGCTGCCGGTGTTCTATGCCTCCACCGGTCAGCGCGTGCCCGAGCATCTGGAGCTGGCCAACAGCGCCGCGCTGGTCGAGCGCGCCTTCCTGACGCCGCGCCGCGGCTCGGTCTTCGCCGATGCCGATGCGGCGCGCCGTGCGGCAGCTGGCGCGGGTGAAGAGACCACCGCGCGCGGTGGCGCCACCGATGTGCTGCGCTCGCTGACCGATAGCGCCGACGCGCTCGGCCAGTGCGTGGCCGAACTCAACGGCGCGGGCCTGGGCTTCGACCTGGCCCGCTCGCTGTGGCAGCAGCGCGGCGCCGGCGCGCCGGCCCTGCGCGCGATGTCGCAGCAGGTGCGCGAAGCGGTGTGCCGTGACGTGACGCGCCAGTGCGAACAGTACGTGCTGGCGATCGCCGCCACGCTGCAGGTGGCCGTGCCCGGCCGCCGCTCGCCCCAGCCGATCCAGCACACGCTGTGGCTGGCCGACCGCAACGGCATGCCGCTGGCCGCCACCGTGACGCCCACTGGCCGTGCCGGCCAGCCGCTGGGTGAAGCCGAATCGGATGCCGCCAACCTGCGCGCCGCGATGAGCGCCGCGCGCAAGGTCGTCAACCTGGTCGAGGCGCTGCCGTCCGCCGCCACGCTGGCGCGCTGGCAGCTGGCCGGCGAGCGCTGGGTGGCCAGCGCGCGCAAGACGGCGCGCCTGGTCAGCGCCGGCACCGCGTGGAAGCTGGATGCGCTGGCGGATACGCTGACCTTCCATGCCGTCGGCGAAGACACCGTGCGCGAGCGCGATGCCGTGCGCTGGCTGGCAACCGCCGAGGTGCGCGTGCCGGACAGCCCGGTGCGCGGCAAGGGCACGCCAGATGGCGGCATCGACGCCTGCCTGGTGGTGGCCCGCCTGGCCGACCGCGCCACCGGCGAGCTGCTCGATACCCGCTATCTGCTGTGCGATCCGGCGCTGGCGCAGGATGCCGCGCAGGTGGCCCGCTGGGCGTTGTGGACCGACGCGGCCGAGGCCGGCCTGCGCACGCTGCGCCATGCCATCGACCATTTCGCGCAGGACGCGCGGGATGCGCACGATGCCGGCGCGGTGGCCGCGCTGCAGCTGGGCTTGTCGGTGCTGCGCCTGGAACATGCGCCGACTGCGGCCGCGCCCGCGTTCCTGGCGCGCCTGGCCGGCCGTACGGTGCGCACGGGCGCGCCGGTGCCGGGCACCGTGCTCAATGAAGGCATGGGCCGCATGCTGGCGCTGCTCGACGTCCTGGAAAACTATCCGGGCCGCGGCAACACCGCGCCCGCTGCCGCCGCGGAGGCCCTGCAGTGAGCACCCTCGCCATGGACCAGGCCGCAAGCCTGCGCAGGATGCTGGCGCCGCGCACCACGCGCCGCATCGCCGTGCTCGCCAGCGAACGCGGCGCCGGTGCGACCACCGTGGCGCTGGGTTTGTCGCATGCGCTGGCGATGCAGGGCGAGCGCGTGCTGCTGGTCGACGAAGACACCAATGCTTGTGCCACGCGCTGGTCCGGCGCCAGGCCGGCGGGCACGCTGGCTGACGTCCACGCGGGCCGGCTGTCGCTCGATGCGGCGGCGGGCGTGAGCCCGCAAGGCGTGCTGTCGGTGCTGCCGGCGGGCCGGCCGGTGCCGGGCACTGCCTTGCCGCAGGCGGCGACGAACGAATTCCGCAGCGTGCTGGTCGATGCCGGCCTCGACGCCGACGGCGCGCTGTCGACGCTTGCGGGCGATGCGCACAACGTGCTGGTAGTAATGCGCCCGGAGCTGGCGTCGATCACCGCCGCCTACGCCTGCATCAAGCGGCTGCACCACCTGTATGCGTGGCGCCAGTTCCACCTGATCGTCAACCTGGCGGCCAGCGAAGCCACGGTGCAGGCCATCCTGCGCAACCTGGCGCGCACCGCCAGCCAGTACCTCGGCGTCGAAGTGCTGTGCGCGGGCTGGCTGCCGGCGGATCCGCTGGTGGCGCGCGCCGCGCAGCTGGGCCGCTGCGTGGTCGATGCCTTCCCGGCCGCGCCGGCCACCGCGGCCCTGCGCCGCAGCGCCGGCGGTATCGGCGCCTGGCCGTTGCGCGCGGATGCCGCCGCGCCAGCAGCCGCGCCCGCCATGGCCTGAGCCTGCCAGCCATGCCACCCGAAACCACCACAGCCTGAGCCAGCCGGCACGCCAAGGCGTACCGGTCCAGCCATCCAGCAGTCACGAGAATTGCACCATGTACACGATCCAGGGAAAGCTCGAACAGGCCGATGTGGTCAAGGCGCACGCCCAGCTGGTGCGCCGCATCGCGCTGCAGCTCGCCGCGCGGCTGCCCGCCAGCGTGCAGATCGACGACCTGATCCAGGCCGGCATGATCGGCCTGCTCGACGCCGCCAAGCGCTATGAAGACACCCACGGCGCGCGCTTCGAGACCTACGCCAGCCAGCGCATCCGCGGCGCCATGCTCGACGAGGTGCGCGCCAACGACTGGCAATCGCGCAGCCTGCGGCAGTTCACCCGCCGCATCGAACGCACCCAGCGCAACCTGGAACAGAAGCTCGGCCGCACGCCGATCGACTCCGAAGTGGCCGAGGCCATGGAGATGCCGCTGGACGAATACCAGCTGCTGCTCAACGAGGTCTATGGCTGCCAGCTGCTGCACTATGAAGACTTCGAGCGCTCCGGCGAAGAAGACTTCCTCGACCGCCACCTCGGCGGCAGCGACGACGGCAACCCGCTGACCG
Encoded here:
- the flhF gene encoding flagellar biosynthesis protein FlhF translates to MSVAKFVAANGREAMRQVREAMGPDAVVLSNRTVEGGVEIVAMRDTDLGSVSAGAQVYVPPAPPQVPAPEPAAIGDLRGELQSMRAMLERQLAGIGAAPGVVPSAAAHGVAASDPLRESLFEWMVGAGFSGQLARTLLARLPLGYDRPAAMGWIRGELASKLPVLGDEDHLFAQGGVLALVGPTGVGKTTTTAKLAARYVLRHGADKLALLTTDSFRIGAHEQLRIYGDILGVPVHAVKDAADLRFALAAMKDKHLVIIDTVGMSQRDRSLSEQIAMLAGVPAPVQRVLLLNGASHGDTLNEVVHAYRHDAAPDGGGIDGCIISKLDEATHLGSVLDVVIRHRLPVFYASTGQRVPEHLELANSAALVERAFLTPRRGSVFADADAARRAAAGAGEETTARGGATDVLRSLTDSADALGQCVAELNGAGLGFDLARSLWQQRGAGAPALRAMSQQVREAVCRDVTRQCEQYVLAIAATLQVAVPGRRSPQPIQHTLWLADRNGMPLAATVTPTGRAGQPLGEAESDAANLRAAMSAARKVVNLVEALPSAATLARWQLAGERWVASARKTARLVSAGTAWKLDALADTLTFHAVGEDTVRERDAVRWLATAEVRVPDSPVRGKGTPDGGIDACLVVARLADRATGELLDTRYLLCDPALAQDAAQVARWALWTDAAEAGLRTLRHAIDHFAQDARDAHDAGAVAALQLGLSVLRLEHAPTAAAPAFLARLAGRTVRTGAPVPGTVLNEGMGRMLALLDVLENYPGRGNTAPAAAAEALQ
- a CDS encoding MinD/ParA family ATP-binding protein, producing MDQAASLRRMLAPRTTRRIAVLASERGAGATTVALGLSHALAMQGERVLLVDEDTNACATRWSGARPAGTLADVHAGRLSLDAAAGVSPQGVLSVLPAGRPVPGTALPQAATNEFRSVLVDAGLDADGALSTLAGDAHNVLVVMRPELASITAAYACIKRLHHLYAWRQFHLIVNLAASEATVQAILRNLARTASQYLGVEVLCAGWLPADPLVARAAQLGRCVVDAFPAAPATAALRRSAGGIGAWPLRADAAAPAAAPAMA
- a CDS encoding RNA polymerase sigma factor FliA, with protein sequence MYTIQGKLEQADVVKAHAQLVRRIALQLAARLPASVQIDDLIQAGMIGLLDAAKRYEDTHGARFETYASQRIRGAMLDEVRANDWQSRSLRQFTRRIERTQRNLEQKLGRTPIDSEVAEAMEMPLDEYQLLLNEVYGCQLLHYEDFERSGEEDFLDRHLGGSDDGNPLTVLMESGMREALVRAIERLPEREKLVLSLCYDQELNLREIGAVLDVTESRVCQIRGQAINRLRSQLRGLL